The Bacteroidales bacterium genome contains a region encoding:
- a CDS encoding M23 family metallopeptidase produces MRNKLLMIVALLLAQHFWVQAQQEFPKDYFGAPVNFRMLLSGTFGELRNNHFHSGIDIKTGGTIGKPILAVADGYVSRVSVSAGGFGKAVYINHPNGYTSVYGHCDRFADSLAHWLRAEQYRLESFAVNLFPEPEQFRVKKGQVIAFSGNSGSSMGPHLHFELRKTEGEIPVNPQLFGFDIRDFTRPTMQRMKVYPVGKQSHVNGRSKITEFALAGWGPNYRLKDGDTISLSGTFYFGIDAYDLLNESSNKNGVYAVRLLVDSVEFYSHRLDGFSFEESRYINSLIDYDDYARRRVRFQKTYIAPGNKLSIYETRSKRGLIEFTDGKLHRVQYVAEDASGNASVLTFYAQAVPPDFRNAMQQVVNPKTLTVFDWDSDNEFSADDFRLELPRGTLYDTLSFTFSQSAAGEGFYTPLYKVNHSGAPMHDYGKIYLKPQGLPSGSASKALVVQVPLKGDLIPVGGKWEEGWLVTPIRSFGNYAVVIDSVAPTIAAVNVANGKNVSGQKNITFRIEDALSGIADYRGTINDKWILMDYDAKNKLLIYTIDERMPKGSSRLKLEVTDERGNKKTYQATLVR; encoded by the coding sequence ATGAGGAATAAGTTGTTGATGATTGTGGCGCTATTATTAGCTCAGCATTTTTGGGTGCAGGCGCAGCAGGAGTTTCCGAAAGATTATTTTGGTGCGCCGGTGAATTTCAGGATGCTGCTGTCGGGGACTTTTGGCGAACTGCGCAACAATCATTTTCATTCGGGCATCGACATCAAAACGGGTGGCACTATCGGAAAGCCTATTCTTGCTGTGGCCGATGGCTATGTGTCGCGCGTGTCGGTGTCGGCGGGAGGCTTTGGTAAGGCCGTTTATATCAATCACCCAAATGGCTACACCTCGGTTTATGGGCACTGCGACCGTTTTGCTGATTCGCTGGCGCACTGGTTGCGCGCTGAGCAATACAGGCTGGAATCGTTTGCTGTAAATCTTTTTCCAGAACCGGAGCAGTTTAGGGTAAAAAAAGGCCAGGTGATAGCTTTTTCAGGCAATAGCGGAAGTTCGATGGGGCCGCATCTGCATTTTGAACTGCGCAAAACTGAGGGCGAAATTCCGGTAAACCCGCAGTTGTTTGGCTTCGACATTCGCGACTTTACCCGTCCCACGATGCAACGCATGAAGGTTTATCCTGTCGGAAAACAAAGTCACGTCAATGGGCGCAGCAAAATCACAGAGTTTGCTTTGGCTGGGTGGGGGCCGAATTACCGTCTGAAAGATGGCGACACAATTTCCCTTTCGGGGACATTTTATTTTGGCATAGATGCATACGACTTACTCAACGAGTCCAGCAACAAAAATGGGGTGTATGCCGTACGTCTTTTGGTGGACTCTGTCGAATTTTACAGCCATCGGTTGGATGGTTTTTCGTTTGAGGAATCACGTTACATCAACAGCCTGATTGATTACGACGACTATGCACGCCGCAGGGTGCGCTTTCAGAAAACTTACATAGCGCCAGGCAACAAATTGTCCATCTACGAAACGCGCTCTAAACGCGGGCTGATCGAATTTACCGACGGCAAGTTGCATCGGGTGCAATATGTGGCGGAGGATGCCAGTGGCAACGCTTCGGTGCTGACATTTTATGCGCAGGCGGTACCGCCGGATTTTCGGAATGCGATGCAGCAGGTGGTAAATCCAAAAACACTAACAGTTTTTGACTGGGATTCAGACAATGAGTTTTCGGCTGACGACTTCAGGCTGGAACTTCCGCGCGGAACGCTTTACGACACGCTTAGCTTTACTTTTTCCCAATCGGCTGCGGGCGAAGGATTTTATACGCCACTTTACAAAGTGAATCATTCGGGCGCGCCGATGCACGATTACGGTAAAATATATTTGAAGCCTCAGGGTCTTCCATCAGGCAGCGCAAGCAAAGCGCTGGTGGTGCAGGTGCCGCTCAAAGGCGACCTGATTCCTGTTGGCGGAAAGTGGGAGGAGGGCTGGCTGGTGACTCCGATACGTTCGTTTGGAAACTACGCTGTGGTCATCGATTCGGTGGCGCCGACCATTGCTGCGGTAAATGTTGCCAATGGCAAAAATGTTTCAGGTCAAAAAAATATCACCTTTCGTATCGAGGATGCCCTTTCGGGGATTGCCGACTATCGGGGCACCATCAACGATAAATGGATATTGATGGATTATGATGCCAAAAATAAGCTGCTCATTTATACCATCGATGAGCGAATGCCCAAAGGCAGCAGCCGTCTGAAGTTGGAGGTAACTGACGAGCGGGGAAATAAGAAGACCTATCAGGCAACGCTGGTGAGGTGA
- a CDS encoding LamG-like jellyroll fold domain-containing protein: protein MKKIYIWLLMAIMIAGAGEGFSQSNQYLHFDRVDDFAILEGGGQYVVNKTAISITGWFYCDELAYGQGMMGFRDGSSGFYMIILNDGIIECRLAGTGGMCEFVTPAYTVVPQVWQHFAWIYDGTAVKLYVNGILAGSSPASGMLTNASMPFAIGKSPLGAGFNFVYGGRIDEVSAWNIALSASEVQDIVDNEISGTPEGLVLYYKFNQGVPGGNNTTITKLISETGGDERDADLMNFAMEGDISNFGGDLNPGFQAITFSQIPNHLTIDEPFEIFAEASSGLEVLFSIVSGPATIEGNVVTLDGTEGEVVVKASQPGDETYEPAADLFNTFLVINPYTYAPELDLRSPLQGDVFAPGLDMIQLATYSMIDNQHLFSIQSVKFMIDGETIIPINWFNGYYTAYWRPPAFGSYEVSVVSTNNYGAANTKIAQINVTENVTDQDVSAFSDVWIYTSIPEAIVEAELPSYQGAFGQIIGTLELACPAGGCGEWDRIARVEALGPNGKWIEIIRYITPYSKACSHSIDLTDYRWILQGKTKFRINCVTFDNGYLWNLSLYYHTGTPDHKYSAVSPVWHQEYPFGDLGNLQPVEPYSFSFPAGVSGSTLKLVGTGHAWGDNNTGNAAEFHEDTHHIWVNGVEAFDQHNWQICNPNPDGCQPQNGTWFHNRAGWCPGLIAPWFDYNMTPYINQPNVELKYIFDEDYVDYCHPNNPNCITGTTCPDCNDGYNPFLDVACNLVIFSESPIDAGLYTSIPQASQAETITTVYPNPTNGIVHLEVNGPAYDPGSIIWIYNSTGNLMDYQRWDGTSTSVDLSGFTSGLYVLVIQTNEGLQVEKVTRQ, encoded by the coding sequence ATGAAAAAAATCTACATCTGGCTGCTGATGGCGATCATGATTGCCGGGGCAGGGGAGGGGTTCTCCCAATCAAACCAATATCTGCACTTCGACCGTGTAGACGACTTTGCGATACTCGAAGGCGGCGGGCAATATGTGGTGAATAAAACTGCCATCTCGATCACCGGCTGGTTTTATTGCGACGAGCTGGCCTACGGTCAGGGCATGATGGGCTTTCGCGATGGGTCGAGCGGTTTCTATATGATAATTCTCAACGATGGCATCATCGAATGCCGCCTGGCGGGTACCGGTGGAATGTGCGAGTTTGTTACTCCGGCCTATACGGTTGTGCCGCAGGTGTGGCAGCATTTTGCCTGGATCTATGATGGCACTGCCGTGAAACTCTACGTCAACGGCATTCTTGCAGGTAGTTCACCGGCTTCGGGTATGCTCACCAATGCCAGTATGCCTTTTGCCATTGGCAAGAGTCCGCTGGGTGCCGGTTTCAACTTTGTGTATGGCGGCCGCATCGACGAAGTATCGGCGTGGAATATAGCGCTTTCGGCCAGCGAGGTGCAGGATATTGTCGATAATGAAATATCTGGTACCCCTGAAGGATTGGTGCTTTATTACAAATTTAATCAGGGCGTGCCTGGTGGCAATAACACCACCATTACCAAACTCATAAGCGAAACGGGTGGCGATGAACGCGATGCCGATCTGATGAACTTTGCCATGGAGGGCGATATCTCCAACTTTGGCGGCGACCTCAATCCCGGGTTTCAGGCAATCACTTTCTCGCAGATTCCCAACCATCTGACCATCGACGAACCTTTTGAAATCTTTGCCGAAGCAAGCTCGGGCTTGGAAGTGCTTTTCAGCATTGTTTCAGGACCGGCAACCATAGAAGGCAACGTCGTCACACTCGATGGAACCGAAGGCGAAGTAGTGGTAAAAGCCAGTCAGCCTGGCGACGAAACTTATGAGCCGGCTGCCGACCTCTTCAATACTTTTTTGGTGATTAATCCCTACACCTATGCTCCCGAACTCGACCTGCGCAGCCCGCTGCAGGGCGACGTTTTTGCTCCCGGTCTCGACATGATACAGTTAGCAACCTATTCGATGATCGACAACCAGCATCTGTTTAGTATTCAATCCGTAAAATTTATGATCGATGGCGAAACGATTATTCCTATCAACTGGTTCAACGGCTATTATACCGCTTACTGGCGGCCGCCGGCTTTTGGCAGCTACGAAGTAAGTGTGGTTTCTACCAATAATTATGGCGCTGCAAACACCAAAATCGCACAGATCAACGTCACCGAGAACGTTACCGATCAGGATGTATCCGCATTTAGCGATGTATGGATTTATACCAGCATTCCCGAAGCTATTGTCGAGGCGGAACTGCCGAGCTATCAGGGTGCTTTTGGTCAAATCATCGGAACCCTTGAGCTGGCTTGTCCTGCCGGAGGTTGCGGCGAGTGGGATCGTATTGCACGCGTGGAGGCTTTGGGTCCCAATGGAAAATGGATTGAGATCATCCGCTACATTACGCCCTATAGCAAAGCTTGTTCGCATAGCATCGACCTCACCGACTACCGCTGGATATTGCAGGGCAAAACGAAATTCCGCATCAATTGTGTGACCTTCGACAATGGATATTTGTGGAATCTCTCATTGTATTATCATACCGGCACTCCCGATCACAAGTATAGCGCTGTTAGTCCGGTGTGGCACCAGGAATATCCTTTTGGCGACCTGGGTAACTTGCAGCCGGTAGAGCCTTATAGTTTTTCATTTCCTGCAGGCGTAAGCGGTTCAACACTCAAACTGGTGGGAACCGGCCATGCCTGGGGCGACAACAATACCGGCAATGCTGCGGAGTTTCACGAAGATACCCACCATATTTGGGTAAACGGAGTGGAAGCTTTTGACCAGCACAACTGGCAGATTTGTAATCCCAATCCCGATGGCTGTCAGCCACAAAACGGCACCTGGTTTCACAACCGTGCCGGCTGGTGCCCCGGATTGATTGCTCCCTGGTTTGATTACAACATGACGCCCTACATCAACCAGCCCAACGTAGAACTTAAATATATTTTCGACGAAGACTATGTGGATTATTGTCATCCCAACAATCCCAATTGCATTACCGGAACTACTTGTCCCGATTGCAACGATGGCTACAACCCGTTTCTGGACGTGGCTTGTAATCTGGTAATATTTTCGGAGTCGCCGATAGATGCCGGCCTTTACACCAGTATTCCGCAGGCATCACAAGCGGAAACAATTACCACCGTTTATCCCAATCCTACAAATGGTATAGTGCATCTTGAGGTGAATGGTCCCGCCTACGATCCGGGTTCCATCATTTGGATTTATAACAGCACCGGCAACCTGATGGACTATCAGCGTTGGGACGGCACGAGCACTTCCGTGGATTTATCCGGCTTCACCAGCGGCTTGTATGTTTTGGTGATCCAAACAAACGAAGGCCTGCAAGTGGAAAAGGTGACGCGGCAATAA
- a CDS encoding mechanosensitive ion channel family protein, whose protein sequence is MAQTDPVANVCVEVTINDSVYKTQTALPDTAHAEATHADSLRGQGRKLLSDINENVPTKPKDVFNAISFSKIFWTVILLLIGYYLTKLSIKILDLVSEKSVRLRITIKSVIPVVRIIIWTIIIFAIVKGIYNPPFETVIAVTASVGIAIGLAAQDLLKNVFGGVALLIDRPFQVGDKIETGKYYGEVIEIGLRATRIVTADDSTVSVPNAELMNSSVSNSNRGELNCQVVAEIYLPVNVDTQMVRKIAIEAAQVSRFVYLNKPIVAIFFNEVVEVRSYLKLRLKAYVLDVRYEAQFKSDMTEITIRELIKEGIIKKEELF, encoded by the coding sequence ATGGCTCAGACCGACCCGGTGGCTAATGTCTGTGTGGAAGTAACAATCAACGATAGCGTTTACAAAACCCAAACAGCGCTGCCTGATACGGCACATGCCGAAGCCACTCACGCCGATTCGCTCAGAGGCCAGGGTCGCAAATTGCTCAGCGACATCAACGAAAACGTTCCTACCAAACCCAAGGATGTATTTAATGCCATCTCTTTTTCCAAAATTTTCTGGACTGTCATCCTGCTGCTTATTGGCTATTATCTAACTAAGTTATCGATAAAAATTTTGGACTTGGTGAGCGAAAAAAGCGTCAGGCTGCGCATTACCATCAAGAGCGTCATACCGGTGGTGCGCATCATCATTTGGACAATCATCATCTTCGCCATCGTCAAAGGCATTTACAATCCGCCTTTTGAAACGGTGATTGCCGTTACGGCTTCGGTAGGTATCGCCATAGGTTTGGCTGCACAGGATTTGCTCAAAAACGTATTTGGTGGCGTAGCACTGCTCATCGACCGTCCGTTTCAGGTTGGCGACAAAATAGAGACCGGGAAATATTACGGAGAAGTTATTGAAATAGGCCTGCGCGCCACACGCATCGTAACGGCTGACGACTCAACCGTTTCGGTGCCTAACGCCGAGCTGATGAACTCCTCGGTGTCCAATTCCAACAGAGGGGAGCTAAACTGCCAGGTAGTGGCCGAAATTTATCTGCCCGTCAACGTCGATACGCAAATGGTGCGCAAAATCGCCATTGAGGCAGCGCAGGTGTCGCGTTTTGTCTATCTCAACAAACCTATTGTTGCTATTTTTTTTAATGAGGTAGTAGAAGTCAGATCCTACCTCAAACTCCGCCTAAAGGCATATGTCCTCGACGTCCGCTACGAGGCTCAGTTTAAAAGCGACATGACCGAAATCACCATTCGCGAACTGATCAAAGAAGGAATTATTAAAAAAGAAGAACTGTTTTAA
- a CDS encoding TonB-dependent receptor — protein sequence MKKYFILFLTILWGAVSFAQNLTVKDNVTQQPLEFVTIYSIAGNHSTVTNVRGQADVSDFDGDRDILIRLIGYQSRTMSWVDLQQHAFVVMLDPSQIYLDEVVVSASRWEQQSGEVPNKITTITPGQIVLQNPATAADLLELSGGVFMQKSQLGGGSPMIRGFAANRVLITVDGVRMNNAIFRSGNLQNVINVDPFALSSTEVIYGPGAVIYGSDAIGGVMNFYTLKPLLSVDGKPLVKGSAVARYASASNEMTGHFDVNVGWKKWALRTSASYTNFDDLKMGSNGPDEYLRPEYATRINGQDSVVANSDSKVQVATGYSQFNVMQKVRFQPNKDWDFNYGFHYSATSDVPRYDRLIRYKKGKLRSAEWYYGPQVWMMNNLSITTQKATGIYDKAALTVAHQYFEESRHDRDFGKSWLTNRTEKVDVVTANLDFDKRFDVKNRLYYGLEMALNKVRSTGDDENIKTNEVVPAASRYPDGSTYNSYAAYTSYVHAFNRHVTFQGGLRYNLITLDADFDRTYYPFPFASASLTNGALTGSAGISVKTDNNWLFSANLSTGFRAPNIDDAGKVFDSEPGSVVVPNPDLKPEYAYNAEISVTRRFADFLEIDLSVFYTHLDDALVRRSFLLDGKDSIMYDGALSGVQAIQNAASAFVYGFQLDAEADLPAGFGLAGHFNYQHGEEELDNGSTAPLRHAAPWYGRFHVTYTRARLKADLYAVFNGETSYDDMAPSEQKKDYMYAIDNDGNPYSPSWYTLNFKMLYQLTDYLMLTAGVENITDQRYRPYSSGIVAPGVNFIGSLRLTF from the coding sequence ATGAAAAAATATTTCATACTGTTTTTAACTATTCTCTGGGGCGCTGTGTCTTTTGCGCAAAATCTCACCGTAAAAGATAATGTGACCCAGCAACCACTCGAATTTGTAACTATCTACAGCATTGCCGGCAATCATTCGACTGTGACCAACGTGCGCGGCCAGGCTGATGTTTCGGATTTTGATGGCGACAGAGATATTCTTATCCGCCTCATTGGCTATCAAAGCCGCACGATGAGCTGGGTTGACCTGCAGCAGCATGCCTTTGTGGTGATGCTCGATCCGTCGCAGATTTATCTCGATGAGGTGGTGGTGTCGGCAAGCCGCTGGGAACAGCAAAGCGGCGAAGTTCCCAACAAGATCACCACCATTACCCCGGGGCAGATTGTTTTGCAAAATCCTGCCACCGCCGCCGATTTGCTGGAACTCTCCGGCGGCGTATTTATGCAGAAAAGCCAACTGGGAGGCGGCAGCCCGATGATCCGTGGCTTTGCTGCCAACCGCGTGCTCATCACTGTGGACGGCGTGCGCATGAACAATGCAATCTTTCGCAGCGGTAACCTGCAAAACGTCATCAATGTCGATCCTTTTGCCCTGAGCAGCACCGAGGTGATTTATGGCCCCGGCGCCGTTATCTATGGCAGCGATGCAATCGGCGGGGTAATGAATTTTTATACACTGAAACCACTGCTTTCCGTCGACGGAAAACCGCTGGTAAAAGGAAGCGCCGTGGCACGTTACGCTTCGGCAAGCAACGAAATGACCGGCCATTTTGATGTAAATGTTGGCTGGAAAAAATGGGCATTGCGCACCAGCGCCAGCTACACTAACTTCGACGATCTGAAAATGGGAAGCAATGGCCCCGATGAATATTTGCGACCGGAATATGCCACGCGTATCAATGGGCAGGATTCCGTTGTTGCCAACAGCGATTCCAAAGTACAGGTGGCCACCGGCTACAGCCAATTCAACGTAATGCAGAAGGTGCGTTTTCAGCCCAACAAAGACTGGGATTTCAACTATGGCTTTCATTATTCGGCTACTTCGGATGTTCCGCGTTACGACAGGCTGATTCGCTATAAGAAAGGCAAGCTGCGTTCTGCCGAATGGTACTATGGCCCACAAGTGTGGATGATGAATAATCTTAGCATTACCACACAGAAAGCTACCGGAATCTATGACAAAGCTGCTCTAACTGTTGCCCATCAATATTTTGAGGAGAGCCGCCACGACCGCGACTTTGGCAAATCCTGGCTCACCAATCGCACTGAGAAAGTGGATGTGGTGACGGCCAACCTGGATTTTGATAAGAGATTCGATGTGAAGAACCGGCTTTATTATGGCCTGGAAATGGCGCTCAACAAAGTGCGTTCTACCGGCGACGATGAGAACATCAAAACCAATGAGGTTGTTCCAGCCGCTTCGCGCTATCCCGACGGCTCCACCTACAACAGCTATGCGGCCTATACCAGCTATGTGCATGCTTTCAACCGGCACGTTACATTTCAGGGTGGCTTGCGTTACAACCTGATTACGCTTGACGCTGATTTTGATAGGACATACTATCCTTTTCCATTTGCATCGGCCAGTCTAACCAATGGCGCACTCACCGGCAGTGCAGGCATCAGCGTAAAAACTGACAACAACTGGCTTTTTAGTGCCAACCTTTCCACCGGTTTTCGCGCACCCAACATCGACGATGCCGGCAAGGTATTCGATTCGGAGCCGGGTTCGGTGGTGGTTCCCAATCCTGACCTGAAGCCAGAATATGCTTACAATGCTGAGATATCCGTCACGCGCAGGTTTGCCGATTTCCTCGAAATTGATCTGTCGGTGTTTTACACCCATCTCGACGATGCGCTGGTGCGACGGAGTTTCCTGCTTGATGGCAAAGACAGCATCATGTACGATGGCGCTTTAAGTGGGGTTCAGGCCATACAAAATGCTGCCAGCGCCTTTGTTTATGGTTTTCAGCTCGATGCAGAAGCTGATCTGCCGGCAGGATTTGGTCTGGCAGGGCATTTCAATTATCAGCATGGCGAAGAAGAGCTTGACAATGGCAGCACTGCACCGCTGCGTCATGCGGCTCCCTGGTATGGCCGGTTTCATGTTACCTACACCCGCGCGCGCTTGAAAGCTGATTTGTATGCAGTTTTTAATGGGGAGACTTCTTATGATGATATGGCGCCCTCTGAGCAAAAAAAGGATTACATGTATGCAATTGATAACGATGGAAATCCGTATTCGCCTTCGTGGTACACGCTCAATTTTAAAATGCTTTACCAGCTCACCGATTATCTGATGCTTACCGCAGGCGTCGAAAATATTACCGATCAGCGCTACCGACCCTATTCGTCGGGCATTGTTGCACCGGGAGTTAATTTCATCGGATCGCTGCGGCTTACTTTCTAA
- the tpiA gene encoding triose-phosphate isomerase, producing the protein MRKKIAAGNWKMNTTLEEGILLINDLMKGLEQTSPKQKVGEMEIVLSPPFITLAAAVEHVKHNPQVHIAAQNCSHKEKSAYTGEVSVDMIKSVGAEYVIIGHSERREYFKEDAAMLATKVDLALSRELVPIFCCGEPLEVRRKEGHFKLIEEQISQSLFHLDEEVMKKIVIAYEPVWAIGTGVTASPEQAQEMHAFIRGLLAKQFGDKVAQQISILYGGSVNAKNAAELFANADVDGGLVGGASLKADDFLTIIRSF; encoded by the coding sequence ATGAGAAAGAAAATAGCTGCCGGAAACTGGAAAATGAACACAACCCTTGAGGAAGGGATTTTGTTGATCAATGATCTGATGAAAGGCCTGGAGCAAACATCTCCAAAGCAAAAAGTGGGTGAGATGGAAATTGTATTATCCCCACCATTTATCACGCTGGCTGCTGCCGTAGAGCATGTTAAGCATAATCCACAGGTGCACATTGCAGCCCAAAACTGCAGCCACAAAGAAAAAAGCGCCTACACCGGCGAGGTGAGTGTGGATATGATCAAATCGGTGGGTGCAGAGTATGTAATCATTGGCCACAGCGAGCGGCGCGAATATTTTAAGGAAGATGCCGCCATGCTTGCCACAAAGGTCGATCTGGCGTTGAGTCGTGAGTTGGTTCCGATATTTTGTTGTGGTGAACCGCTCGAAGTTCGTAGGAAAGAAGGCCATTTTAAATTGATTGAAGAGCAGATTTCGCAGTCGTTGTTTCATTTGGACGAGGAAGTCATGAAGAAGATTGTGATTGCTTATGAGCCTGTGTGGGCCATAGGTACCGGCGTTACGGCTTCTCCGGAACAGGCGCAGGAGATGCACGCTTTTATTCGTGGACTTCTTGCAAAACAATTTGGTGATAAGGTGGCACAGCAGATATCGATACTTTATGGTGGTTCGGTGAATGCCAAAAATGCCGCCGAGCTTTTTGCCAATGCCGATGTTGATGGCGGTTTGGTTGGTGGCGCTTCCCTTAAAGCAGATGACTTCCTGACGATCATCCGGTCGTTCTAA
- a CDS encoding HAD family hydrolase: MNKSVEVLIFDWGDTVMYDYGLPGAMADWPEVALKEGAKEALMILSGKYRCAIATSADFSDVSAMRRALRRVDVERYFDDFFASADLGYQKPDPRFFEAVAKALETEPLACVMIGNSYEKDIVGAKKAGMAAILLDEKHVYGNAPEAEFVIDNMYELIKILDNNEE, encoded by the coding sequence ATGAATAAATCGGTGGAAGTATTAATTTTCGACTGGGGAGACACGGTGATGTACGACTACGGCTTGCCCGGCGCTATGGCCGACTGGCCCGAGGTGGCGCTGAAAGAGGGCGCCAAAGAAGCGTTGATGATCCTCAGTGGAAAATACCGCTGCGCCATTGCTACCAGCGCCGATTTTTCGGATGTGAGCGCCATGCGCAGGGCGTTGCGGCGCGTGGATGTGGAGAGATATTTCGACGATTTTTTTGCTTCTGCCGATCTGGGTTACCAAAAGCCTGACCCGCGATTTTTTGAAGCTGTGGCAAAGGCGCTGGAAACAGAACCTTTGGCTTGTGTGATGATTGGCAACTCCTACGAGAAAGATATCGTCGGAGCTAAAAAGGCCGGAATGGCCGCCATTCTGTTGGACGAGAAACATGTTTATGGGAATGCCCCCGAAGCTGAGTTTGTAATTGATAATATGTATGAACTGATAAAAATTCTGGATAATAATGAGGAATAA